GTCACCCATTGTCAAATTTTGTCGTATTGGCGCCTGTTTGATTGGGTCATGAAGAAGTCTTACTGGTACACAATCTAGAAATCACGGTCGTCTGACTGCATTTACTGCAAGGATATGGTGAatgatgcctgccacacctTTTCTTCTGCTAAAAGTGGGAGCAACGCCATCGCCTGTCAACTGAAGGGTGACAAGTGTCTTTGGGCACCATAATTGAGACCATGTTGCAAAGCGAGAACACGTGGAGCAAAGTGGTATGTTACCACCAACGCAGTTTTAAGACGAAGAAGAGCGAGATGGATAGGGGAGAAGTCAGGGTAGCTGAGACACCCTAAACCACAGGGTCTTGCTCCTTGGCCCGTTTCCGAGTTAGCGTCCTAAGCACACCAGAGAGTTGGTCGGTCTGAGACAGGAGTCTAGCGCTGCGTAAATCTATTTCACTTTCCTACCCAAAATAATGGGTCCAGCCACCCACAATGGTCCAACGGTCTTTGACAAGAATATAACCATATTTGATGATGGAGTGATGATCTAAACATCCAAATCTTCCatccaaattaacctgcagaatggaattttgtttaagaattgagggattcctaagtccgccatccacttaatggcggaccggaccacccaagatgcaaaatttaagacttgcggtttcgtccagggcagaatgGAGTTAAACTAAGGAAGCCAGACAAAACCATATAAAACGGCACATACTGTATATGTATTTCTGCGTACTTTTTATCACACTATTATCAGTTCCTCAATTAATaaaatctattatagataataACAAAAGTCTTAGCATACTAATTTATAAGTCTTCGTATATAAATGTGTACATATGCCCTTTAGCTTAGTAATTTAATAGGATGCGGTCCATGTATTGCGCTTAGTAAACACTTCAGGACTGTAATGTATTCGACTGATAAGGCAATTGTAGAGTGCATTAGCTACTTGGCACCACCCAAGCGAGTATTCCTCATTGCTTTGATGAACACAAGCATTTATATCTTCTAGATTTGAACTTGCGACATTTCCGTCGTAATCTTTGAAACTAGAAACAACTTCATTTCTCTGTAACgagaagaaaattgaacattGAAAGGTGTTGAATGAACCGAAGCTGATAAAAAAGTTTAAATTCGGCGATTGATGTCAGTTAAATGCTTTATCTTGTTTGAGCTTCCGCAAATTCTTAGATTCTTATCATATTGTCAATGTCCAGTATGAATTGAAAGAACTTGTCTATATATAAATCTACTGGATAAGATTACAAATCTATTAATGGATGAATGAATTTGTTATTTTGACtgaaaagtttgatgaaaaACTCACATCAACTCTTCCGTAGGCATCAAAGTatctgaaatgaatgaaaacacATTCCCAGTAACATTGTGGCTCCGATGGGGCATTGTAGTCATTATCATTTTCGGTTTGCGAAGAACTTATGCAGAAATCGATTGCAGTCATTCCTCTTCTTTTGGCTCCATATGGCTAGAAATCAAAGTGCTCCTAATTAGTATAAGATGCCTCCCTTTGTTTAAAAACATTTCACATACATTAGCTTGATAGAAATATTTGATATCTTTTTCGCTACCGTAGAACGCTTTC
The window above is part of the Hermetia illucens chromosome 3, iHerIll2.2.curated.20191125, whole genome shotgun sequence genome. Proteins encoded here:
- the LOC119651629 gene encoding uncharacterized protein LOC119651629, with protein sequence MNILKEVYFEIICLLLFMSSIESGSFTPEDAAFAFQRCRNISNANTDLKEMWAFWKFPDKKETHCYVKCFLEKLGLIDLVSRGLDANKIFQQIDENDLSTEESDFWDILEVDLSGTCKSYYTKWMQMNERFPHIFRKAFYGSEKDIKYFYQANPYGAKRRGMTAIDFCISSSQTENDNDYNAPSEPQCYWECVFIHFRYFDAYGRVDRNEVVSSFKDYDGNVASSNLEDINACVHQSNEEYSLGWCQVANALYNCLISRIHYSPEVFTKRNTWTASY